One window from the genome of Cricetulus griseus strain 17A/GY chromosome 2, alternate assembly CriGri-PICRH-1.0, whole genome shotgun sequence encodes:
- the CUNH1orf216 gene encoding UPF0500 protein C1orf216 homolog: MFAAIQPGLAEGAQFLGGLPPGICQPELQPDNNSNFVDSAKDANKNWHGVPGKVEPLLRSSSESPSDNQVFQATGLLEAGVRSPPEGAEICGAEPEKSSGASNVCSPLEDIGYASSSLSIDSLSSSPEPICETPRGPSPLDPLLPSVARAVQQLQAQERYKEQEKEKHHVHLVMYRRLALLQWIRALQHQLVDQQARLQESFDTILDNRKELIRCLQQREAPCRHQDHC, translated from the coding sequence CCTCCTGGAATATGTCAACCAGAGCTCCAACCAGACAATAATTCCAACTTTGTGGACAGTGCTAAGGATGCCAATAAGAACTGGCATGGTGTGCCAGGCAAAGTGGAACCCCTCCTGAGGAGTTCCTCTGAGTCACCCTCTGACAACCAGGTCTTCCAAGCCACTGGGCTCCTCGAGGCGGGAGTCCGAAGCCCCCCGGAGGGTGCAGAGATCTGTGGTGCTGAGCCTGAGAAGTCGAGTGGTGCCAGCAATGTCTGCTCTCCTCTGGAGGACATTGGCTATGCCAGCAGTTCCTTGAGCATCGACAGCCTTAGCAGCAGTCCAGAGCCTATCTGTGAGACTCCTCGAGGCCCGAGCCCTCTGGATccccttctgccctctgtggcCCGGGCTGTGCAGCAGCTGCAGGCTCAGGAGCGCTACAAAgagcaggagaaggagaagcaCCATGTACACTTGGTGATGTACCGTCGCTTGGCACTGCTTCAGTGGATCCGGGCTCTCCAGCACCAGCTGGTTGACCAGCAGGCCCGACTGCAAGAGAGCTTTGACACCATCCTAGACAACCGAAAGGAACTTATCCGCTGTCTCCAACAGAGGGAAGCACCTTGCAGGCACCAGGACCATTGCTAA
- the LOC100767461 gene encoding 40S ribosomal protein S27-like, with the protein MPLEKDLLHPSPEEEKRKHKKKCLVQSPNSYFMDVKCPGCYKITTVFSHSRTVVLCVGCSTVLCQPAGRKARLTEGCSFRRKQH; encoded by the coding sequence ATGCCTCTCGAAAAGGATCTCCTTCATCCCTctccagaagaggaaaagaggaaacacaagaaaaagtgCCTGGTGCAGAGCCCCAATTCCTACTTTATGGATGTGAAGTGCCCAGGATGCTATAAAATCACCACGGTCTTTAGCCATTCACGAACGGTAGTCTTGTGTGTTGGCTGCTCCACAGTCCTCTGTCAGCCTGCAGGCAGAAAAGCAAGGCTGACAGAAGGATGCTCCTTCAGGAGGAAACAGCACTGA